The DNA window CCGTAGTAAAGTGGAGAGCAGGGCGATAGCAGAAAATCTGTCCTTTGTATATATAGCTACTGTACTATACTCTTAAAACACAAAAGGTTGCATTTGCAGAATGAGTTTTGTTTGGAACTGAATTTCAGTCTCTCGCTTCCATGTAGGTGAATTCACCCATGAGATGCAAGTTCGAATTCGGcaggagatggaaaaggaaaagagagtggAGCAATGGAAAGAGAAGTTCTTTGAGGACTACTATGGACAAAAGTGAGAAATTTTACCTCATCTGTCctgttttatctgtgtttgtgCAGGTGGCAGAGGGTGTTTCTGCTTGTGCATACCTGAGAAGATGCGGCATGAACTCCTTGGAAAAAATACAGGTTGTGGGGTGAATCATTCAGCTCCAGGGAAATCCTTAGTGGGAACTGGCTGGGTCACAGCAGAATTTTGTAGCCCATCTATTGTGTTTTCAAGACAAGTTAATATTACTCGCTTTCCATCGcaaatctttacattttcttatttttctcgtTCCCTGTGATAGTAATACGGGATAGTAAACGTATAGGTTATCTCATTGCAGACCGACTTGATGAGGTTTTGACGAGTCTGTGTTTTGTAAACTGTATGGTACTACGTATAGTGGTGACAGTACAGCTATAAGGAGAAGATGAAATGCTTAAATTAGGATGGGCTTTAGCTTTTAGCTAGTTTTTATGTTTGCCTCATAGGTTGGGCTTGACCCAAGAAGAATCCCAGGAGCAGAATTTGGTGCAAGAAGATGCTGAGAACAGGACAGGACTGTCTGTTAAAGGAGAAGCAAGACTGCCACGCGGTCCTTCGACGCGGCAGAGAGATGGACACTTCAAGAAACGCACCCGGGCCGACCTGCGATGCAGAGCCAGGAGGAGCCTGTACAAATTGCGTGAACCTGAGCAAACAGAGGCTTCCAAAGAGGCTGCTTCTGTGGGACCAGATTCCTCTCTTCATAAAGAGGCAAAGCCTGAGATAGACCTGAAGAAAGATGATCTGACGAGCCCTTCGGCCACAGTACTGAAGCCAGAGAGTTCAGAACCGcacctctctgcagagccttccaaATTGCACAGTAAATCGGAAGATCTGTCGTTGGCAGCTGCAAACAGAATTCCCAGTTTGCCCCAGGAGAACTCTGCTCGGGAGCCCAAGGACCAGAAGAGGAAATGCTTTGAGGAGGCTGCCTCTGCGTCCTTCCCCGAAAAGAAGCCCCGGCTTGAAGATCGTCAGTCCTTTCGTAACACAATTGAAAGTGTTCACCCAGAAAAGCCACAGCCTACTAAAGAGGAGCCAAAAGTCCCACCCATCCGGGTAGGAAAGAGAATTATAGCTGCTTGGTATCTCAGGGCTGTCACGCTCAATAGCatcaaaacattattaaaatgtcaAGTGTTGTCATCTTAAGAGAAGAAGTGGAAGGGTTTCATTGGTAGAGCTGGCTAAGTACCTCTGATTACCACAGTTTACTATCTTATTTAGACAGGCAAGGAATGGAAAATCATTCCAAGGTCTTTGCACAAGAGCACGGGGTAACCTTGACTTACTCTGTTAGTTTGCATTTCTGTGGATAGAGAAATCACTTTTCCTGAAACTGGCTGACTTGTGGCAAAAGAGACCTTCAAATCATATTCTTTGTAATATCCTGTGTAATTTCTCCGTTCCTTTCCTTTTGGGCAGAATCTTACTGTTCCTTCTGACTTTCCCGATTTTGACTAGAGGTATCCGTCGTGTTAGCTTCAGGGTGGTCATCCTGATGTAAAGGAGACCATTTTGATTTCTGCAGATCTGAAAGCAGATCactcattttgtatttgttgtcTGGCTCTGGTAAAACAATGTTAATATTAAGTGAGCTTTACGCATCGCATGACGGAGTGCGTAAGCAGAGGTTACAGGGAGCATGCTACTTCTCAGCCAAAATCAGTTTTCTgttggaattttaattttttgttgaatTCTTGTGATACGAACTGTGATGCACAGATgctaataaaatgcatttcactgTCCGAAAATGGTCAAATAATAGAACtaattgtttttccctttctttcagatTCAACTTTCACGTATTAAACCACCCTGGGTGGTTAAAGGTCAGCCCGCTTACCAGATATGCCCCAGGATCATCCCCAACACGGAGTCCTCCAGCCGGGGCAGGACTGGGGCCAGAACACTCGCAGACATTAAAGCCCGTGCTTTGCAAGCCCGAGCCCAGCGAGAAGCTGCTACAGCCGCCATTGGAGGTGGGGGTGGCCCAGGTggagggagaagcagcactgatgaaggaggtggtggaggagaaTCCAGCAGCCATACAGAGCACAGGAGATCAAAGAGAACTCATGGAAAGCGTTCGTCAGATCTACAACGAACACAATTACTGTCGTCTCTCCATCTGAATGGAGAAAAGGCGAATTCTGAGGTGGCTGCTCAGGAGGCTAACACGAATTCCTTCGTCCCTTCAAGACAAGATCCTGTTTCTTCAAAGAGTGAGGGAACTGGCGCTCTGGAGTGCACTGCAGGCTCAGGGGAGGCTCGGCCTGGTGATGGGTCACCTAGAAGGCAGCTCTGTGGTGCTTTGACTGGGTCATCCTTAGACAATGCAACTTCtgagaggcaggaggaaagccctgagcagctccTCCGTGACCCAAGGACCGAAACCCCACCTTCTGTTGCATCACAGGAGAGGCACAGTACAAAGCTGAAATGTGTGGTTCCTCCAGTAAACGGTCTGTTGTGTTCTCAGGTGCAGGGAGCTGTGGTCAGTCCTACGGGAGACAAGGTTGTGTCAGAACACAAAGGTGTTAGTGCTCCCGCTGTACAGCTGGATTATCATTCTGACATAAAGGAAAATTCCTCCAGTTGTCCTGCTCTTCTGCCAGAATTGTTGTCAGGCAGTAAAGAACGCCAGGAGCCAGAAACGGTATCTAGATTTAGATTTAATGGCTCTGAAACATTTGTGGAAAAATCTGTCACTGATAGTGATAACTCCAAAACAGCGACTAGTGGAGTGGAGAAAGCAGTCCCTGTGCTGTATAACTTTTCACACctgcaggcagagaaagagagtGATGGCAAACTAAGTAATGAAGAACAGAGCAGAGAGTCTCTGGGGAAACACTCTTTACACGATGGCTTTATTTCTCAGAATAGGATAGATACCTCTGAAAAACTTCTGCAGCTGACGGAGAGGTGCCCCAGAACAGAACCGGAAAATGCACATCAGCCACTGAGAGAGACTCAAGAGTTCAAGACAAACGGAGATGATGAAATACAGAGTACACACAGTGAAACAACAGATACCGCTTCGGATTTTGAAGGTGACGTCGCTGATGAGAATATAGAGATGGATGTATGTTTCAGAAGTGTCAGctgcagggaggtggctgggaaAGACTCCTCCGGTCACAGCAGCGCTGAGAGATGTGGTAGGATTAGATCAAAACCATCTGTGGAAGCAGATAGTCTGGCCTACGTTGTGGACTTCCCTGCAGTCGCAGTGAGGAGCACCGCACCTCCAGCTCAGAGATGGGGACCACATGCACCATTGCCCAAGAAACCCGAGCGGCCGACAGGTTCTGCTCGGCCCGTGTCCTCTATTGAATCCAACAACCCTTTGGTGATGCAGCTGCTTAAGGGGAACCTTCCCCTGGAAGAAGTTCTCCCAGTACCTCAAGCCAACATCAAGCTGGAAATTACACAGCCACCGCTGGACAAGCAGTCGGAAAGCCTCTCCCTGCAAATGGAGAGAGGTAGCAGTTGCTATTTTGGCAAAGAATCTTCCCCAGATGTAGGAATAAAGACGAGTGCCCTAAGCAGGAGTGATGACTTACACTCAATGAGATCTTCCATAGATCCCCAGGAGAAGAAGTGCGGATCAGGGGCAGCATTGCCTAGAGCAGAGGATGCAGAGGATCAGTCTATTCCAGAAAAACATTCCAAAGTTGGTTCAACTTTAAGCTGCCAAGACCAACTGGCAAATGTGGCAAGTGCCTCTCAGAAGCCTGAAGATGTGGGCCCTCgggaaagaacattttcttcctgTAGCTTTGAGGAGCAAAAGGAGTTGCCCAAGGTCCATCGGGTGCCACAGCACAACCCGTTAACAAGTGTCATCACAAATAAAAGTCCGGAGAAGCTGAACACCTCGACAGAGCCTCGGTTTTTATCTCCAGCTGTAACTTCTCTTGGTCCAAATCAGACAGAGGGTACATCGGTCAATAAAAATTACGTTGGAGTTCAAGGCAAAAAACTCTTTGGTTCTGGTTTTCCTTGCAACCCCAGTGTTAGACTACATCATTCCAGGGCTTTGGATCAAGTTTCAGCCATGGGAACCTTGTCCCCCAGCAAACAGATTCCTCTGAACAAGAGCTGTGCATCAGGAGAAGGAATGCCGGCTCCAAGGGAAGAATGGACTTCAAAGCAGCACCCCAACACCCTGGGAGGAATTAAAAATGAGAATGTGCTGGCGTGTGGCAGCTCAGCCAAGAGTAACGCGGAGAACCGGAAGGATGCAGCGCAAAACCCCGTGGAGCTGACTGAGCATTTGCAAAGTGTTCCGTTGGTTATGGACTTGCCGTTTTTCAAGTTTTCGAGGGAACCAGGAAAAGGACACAATCACCCTTTGGAGCCTTCTTCCATACCCTCTCAGCTCAATATCAAGCAAGCGTTTTATGGGAAGCTTTCTAAGCTGCAGCTTAATTCCACCAGCTTTAATTATTCATCCAACACTCCAGCTTTTCCCAGAAGTCTTGCTGGAAGCATGATGCAGCTAAGCCACAAAGCGAACTTTGCTGCAAACCATAATACGTCCCTCTCTGTGCAGATGTTTGCTGATAGCAGCAGTGTTGACGAGATATCGTTCAAGTGCTCGTGCAGCCTTAAAGCCATGATCATGTGTAAAGGCTGCGGGGCATTTTGTCACGATGACTGTATAGGACCCTCTAAGCTTTGTGTATTGTGCCTTGTGGTGAGATAATAAATTATGGCCATGGGACAAATTGTATATTCAGTGTGTGTATTTTGATAACGACTGATCCTAAAACCTGTACACAAAATACTATTCTGTTTATAGTAGAAGTGCTATTACATTTTGTTTTGGTGAGGAAAGTTGACTTGCCTTCCCACTAAAAATCTACAGTGCAAAACCCTTTCTTGCTCACGGTTACACTCCAATCTCGGTGGGCTGCGTCCCGCCAGAGCGATCCTTCTGCTTAGTGCTATTGTGGAAATACTGGTTGTGCTCTGGTACACGTCCTGAGGCTAACACCTGAGCGAGAGGCAGTTTGCTGTGGCAATCCGTGGACCCTCTGTCGAGGAAATCTTTACATCCAAAGGAACTGGAACAGGGTGTTTTCTATTTCAGGGCTGCGCTAGGTGAGGCCCTACAGTCTTCCACTCTCCCCTTCTGCCATCTCCATTCTCGGTTTGTGCGGGAAGTACCGCTGTACAGTTACGTCTCAGCAAAGAGCTGCTCCACAGCGACGGTTCTGTACGGTCTTTGGATGCTACAGCAGAACGTGGTGCCCGGTAAAGCACTCCGCAGGTGGCTGTAGAGCCGGATCCAGCTAACCCTATGCTGGATGGAGCCAACTCGGAGGAtgcaagaagaagaagaggaaaaaaaaaaaaaaaccaaacaacaaaaaacgtGGCAGGTGCCAACCGAATGCCTTCTGCTGGTCTGCAGGACGATGTGTGGCCTGGGAAACTGTGTGCCTGGCTGAACTCTTGGACCAGCAGATGTGACTGCCTCTTGTGGCTGCCCTGCCACCACCTCGTGTGAAACGTCGGAGGCTCTTAGAAGCTCGTGTGTGTGGCCAGCGGTCTCTGCATTGCAGCCCTGCAACGGGGACATTGACACGGCAGCATCTGACCACTTGCAAGCGTCTAGCTGTGCATCTGTGTGACGATCATCTAACACTTAAAGcagtgtttttttgctttttttttttttaaattttcattcttGGATGTATAAAGTGAATTATTTGGCTCCTGTAAGTATCCTCTATGCATCTGTTTGATCATGTATTTATATGTTGTACACAGTACTGGCCAACTCTGTAAATGGATGTAATGTACATAGAACATAAAgggttctttttttgttctttttttttttttttttccccttggatttTCAGGCTCTACAGCAGTATTGCATTAAAGTGGTGTTAGTTATTAATCTGCGTCTGGAGTCAGAGCCACTGTATTCTGTCTTGCCTGACGTGAGGCTCGACACGCAGAGGTGTCTCTCGGTTCTGCCCGGGCCTTGTGGGCGGATGGGGGGGTGCGggctccaggctgaccccccccggGCTCCGAGTCGGGTGTTCTTGGCTGGTCACTCCTCTGAGCCATTTGCCGGTTGTTGCTGTAACTGCTCTCCTAGAGCGTGGCTGTAGCTGCGTTGCAAGAAGGTGAACATCCTTGTGCATCCATAGATCGAGAGGAAAAACGTGACCTTCTTCCCCTTTGCAGCAATTGATTATCAAGAGTGAATTGCTTCCATGGGGGGAGAAGtcagctattttttatttaagcagCAGTAGCAAGAATTGTagggggtttatttttattttttcttcttgtccctTCTCTAGCTCTATCCTACCTCCCTTCaccatgcacttttttttttttttttgttaaccgTACAAGTCCCTGTTTGAGACAACACAACCCCGAGGGATGCAACACGTTTAGTCTCTGCAATGGTTTATCCTTAAGGCGTCGGAcagcctgggggtggggggaggagggagggaggccgaAGCACCCTGGGGTGGACAGAACTACAGGTTTGGTGAGGACGGAGCGGAGGTGTGAAACCTGCTTACCAAAGatggggagcggagctggggtgggggggtctggcTCTGCCCCCTCTGGGGCCACTGTAGTGTACAGATTGAACTGGTCTGGTTTGCAGAGCCCTCCGCGGGGGGGCCTGCTCATGTATGTCCCTTGTGgtattggaaaaataaacactCTGTAAACCCTGCATTTGTGGTTTCAATCCTCTTTTTCTGAAATTATCCTCTGCGCTCTCCCGGGCgatactgcttttcctttcctctttttttttaaccggGAGCATTCCAGAGCTCTGCTCAGATGATTAATAAGGTGGGGGGGCTGCGTTGCTCTCTCTGCTTCATTAAATCGTTTTTTATGCACTTGCAGATAACCGAAGACAGTGTCCCTGCTGCGGACACTGTGTGGCTCTTGGGAAATAGGTACCCCGGGGGCTCCAAGAGCAGCAGCGtggctgtgggatgctgtgggagtcCGTCccgtgtcatcccccccccccccccagtaaaggGGGGAGGTTCCTGCCCTACTGGGGTAACACCTATGGGCAGCAGCACCGGGACTGGCCCAAGTGTCACCAGGCaggtcttgctgctgctgctacgtGGCTTTTATGTTTCTGTCTTACTCAATTGTTGAATAACTGGATCTGGAAATGTTTTCTAAAGAGTGTAACAATTACACTGTTTTTTTGAAACTACCTGTAAACTTCATATATTGATATGGCCTTTCTCTCTCGTTTCTAGGTAGTAAGCATTTTTTAGAAGAATAACATGAATTATTATGTTCCGTGTCTCAGCTCTGCTCTCATCGCGTGGATCTTCTGGAAGGCAGATGGTGATCTCCGAAGTCGGGCTGTGGGAGTGTTCCCCTCCGTGTGGTGATATATCTAACTTCTTTACGTTCCGCAGTGCTCCAGTGTGGCACACAGCGGCGATGGTGCCCCGTTCCCCCAGTCCCTCCACGTCACCGGTGCTGGGGGTTGGTGGCACAAGCGCAGCGGCAGCGAAGCCCaacttctggctttaaaaattgCGGTGAGGAGGGGCAAAGCTGGGCTCTGCTGCGTTTGAGTGCAAAGGGAAGCTCTTCCCGAGCCTGGGAGAATGTTTATGGTTTAAACTTTGTGTCGCacaggagctgtggccagggcagTGGCCGCTCTggctttctggggagaaaaaaaggcttttgtggtttttggaAGTTCATTGATGTCCTCCTGACTCTGGCAGACTTGGTCTGCAAACACAGGTGTGGTTAAAGATATCCAGATAATCTAAATATGCTAAGAATAAGTAATGCAGAAAATAAGCAGAGTTGTTACCTAGGTAAGCTTTAAAACCGCTAAATAACTGAcatcaattttctgttttattggcGTGGTGCGTGATGATGGCAGGAGTTACCTCTCGCACGGAGGAGCTCGGAGGTTTCAAGAGTAAAATCCTATTAACGTCACGATTTCTCACAGagcaaatataattatttttttttttcagtgatatttatCTGATAAATAATAGATTTTCTCTCTCACAGACCATCTGCTGTTTGGGTCCGGCTCCGCGGTGCTCGGCGGCGTCCTGGCTGCGGGCGGAGGGGACCTTCCGAGTCAGCCAAGCCTCCTGCGACCGTGGAGCTGCGGAAGCGAGAGCAGGTATGTCCAAAGGCTCTGAAAACGACTCCGCACGCGCGCTGCTGATCCCCGCCGTTTGCGGCCGTCTCCCTTGCTCCGTTTGAAATTTGGGAGCAAACCTTATCCAGAGGCTTCGTGTTATTAAACGGGTGTCAAGGAAAGGCGGGAGATGCTTTTTGTGTGTACTGCAAAAACCACGTGCTACCTCCGTGTGCGCAGAGGAGTGTGTACGCACATAATTTAACTAATTATTATGGAAGGTCCATTTGGGATGTGCTGTCCCGGGGTGACTATTTCCAAGCACAAACGTTCCGGTGGGTCCTTTTGGCCGTGGCTGAAGGCTGCAGCAGCAAACCCGGGGACGGTCCTGCCCATGCCGCGTCGCAGGCACCCCCCGTGTGGATCGAAAGGCAAAGTTTCCACCAAAGCTGCGAACTGACTCCTCTTTCCTGGGTCCTCCTGACTGATGCAAAGGAGGAGATTTTTATCTACACAGTGCTTTGAGATAAACGTTTTATGGAGGCAAAGATTTATTATACTTAGTGAATAAAGCTGATAACGAAAACTCAGTATTTTCCATGAGGAGAGGGAGAACTTTCCACAAACTTCAATGAAAAcgccattattatttttttttttccacaaaaaacaGACACTTCACAAAATTAATTTCGTCAAAATATAAGTTAAGCATAAAATTTGTGACTAGCCCCACACGTGAGTGCTAACGCTGCTCTCTACGGTACCCGCGGCTGTCTGTTAAGGAATGGAAAGCACAGCTTACGTCAAAATTAtggaaagataaagatttttttttttttccttttaacgcCTCAATTTAGATCCCGCTTTGGCGACCCACGGCACCGACCTCTCGCACAGCGCgtaggctggggctggggagcgaACGTGGGCCGGTGACGGGGCGAGGGGCAGCGGCCGGTGCCGGCAGCACCCCAGCGGTGCCCGACAGTGGAGGAAAAAGCCCTTTTTGTTATACAGTGTTTATTAAGTAGATTCAGTCTTATATATGATATACagattcaaaagaagaaaaaaaaaaaaaaaagaaaaaaaaaaaaaggattccaCATACTTATGAAATCAGTGCATTTAGCAAGTAATACCATGGAGAGAACAGCTCGATTAACAGCTCATTGGTCTTTGTTAAGTGAGGGGAACAGGGAGTTGGCCTGTGCTAATCATTCCacaaacagaacagaattaaGTTGCATCACATATATAATAGACACACATTctaagaattaaaatattaagcCACATTTACTGGAAAAATCCACAGTATATAACACAAATAACTCTTATCAAGCTCGTTGAGGAGGAAGTGCTCATCTGCTTAAGAGCCACATTAAGTTGCATAGGTGCCTATCTGCAAAAATATCATTTCAAAATGAATCAATTGATTAAGCAATAAAGTGTCACCTTAAAAGCTGGATTAAGTGCCATAAGCTTTCTGTCTGAGCCCTGAGGAAAGAGGGGACTTTCCAAAGAGCTCTCTTCCTCCGCTTCGTTTCGGAgcgcccccccctcgccccccagccccccgcctccCGGGGGAAGGCGCTCCCACCCTCTCCATCTGAAATCAGCGGCCAGCTCGGGCGATTCCACCAGGTTCGTTAAAGGATGTTTCCAATTATGCTCAACGAGTggttccccccaccaccaccacgcttcccacccctccccggcTTCCTCGCAAGCCCCCTTGGCTCGAGTCTTCTGCCTTGTTTGAACCCTACGCTGAGCTGGGCGGCcttcacccccccccgcctcgggtgagaggaggaggaggacggtgAAACAGCAGCGCTGGTGCCCGTTGAGTTCTGGCGCTTCAGTTAACCGAGCATCCTCTCAGCTCTGCTTTTGAATTGCAGCCAATCCGTAAATcaactactggggaaaaaaaaataaaatacaatagctTGTGCAAAACCCAAAATTGCTTAAAGGGCGTTTCAATttctggggtgggtgggggggtgtcttcCTTAGGGTTAGGTGCGTGTGGCAGTGGGTGAGTGAAGCTGTGGCTTGGTTAAGCAGACGAACTG is part of the Chroicocephalus ridibundus chromosome 12, bChrRid1.1, whole genome shotgun sequence genome and encodes:
- the ASXL1 gene encoding polycomb group protein ASXL1, which encodes MKEMKQRRKKERTWAEAARLVLENYSDAPMTPKQILQVIEAEGLKEMSGTSPLACLNAMLHSNSRGGDGLFYKLPGRISLFTLKKDALQWSRNLSVPEGEELEDTADAESCESNEASTVSGDNDVSLDDTSSNASCSTESQSKGPATTRESYRTASQTTKQKKKTGVMLPRVVLTPLKVNGAHMESASGFTGRHADGESSSTSSSSSSSLALCKATLRSRTEINRDPPQLLRGIRKPTAGQMKRNRGEDIDFETPGSILVNTNLRALINSRTFNALPSHFQQQLLYLLPEVDRQVGADGLMRLSGSALNNEFFTHAAQSWRERLADGEFTHEMQVRIRQEMEKEKRVEQWKEKFFEDYYGQKLGLTQEESQEQNLVQEDAENRTGLSVKGEARLPRGPSTRQRDGHFKKRTRADLRCRARRSLYKLREPEQTEASKEAASVGPDSSLHKEAKPEIDLKKDDLTSPSATVLKPESSEPHLSAEPSKLHSKSEDLSLAAANRIPSLPQENSAREPKDQKRKCFEEAASASFPEKKPRLEDRQSFRNTIESVHPEKPQPTKEEPKVPPIRIQLSRIKPPWVVKGQPAYQICPRIIPNTESSSRGRTGARTLADIKARALQARAQREAATAAIGGGGGPGGGRSSTDEGGGGGESSSHTEHRRSKRTHGKRSSDLQRTQLLSSLHLNGEKANSEVAAQEANTNSFVPSRQDPVSSKSEGTGALECTAGSGEARPGDGSPRRQLCGALTGSSLDNATSERQEESPEQLLRDPRTETPPSVASQERHSTKLKCVVPPVNGLLCSQVQGAVVSPTGDKVVSEHKGVSAPAVQLDYHSDIKENSSSCPALLPELLSGSKERQEPETVSRFRFNGSETFVEKSVTDSDNSKTATSGVEKAVPVLYNFSHLQAEKESDGKLSNEEQSRESLGKHSLHDGFISQNRIDTSEKLLQLTERCPRTEPENAHQPLRETQEFKTNGDDEIQSTHSETTDTASDFEGDVADENIEMDVCFRSVSCREVAGKDSSGHSSAERCGRIRSKPSVEADSLAYVVDFPAVAVRSTAPPAQRWGPHAPLPKKPERPTGSARPVSSIESNNPLVMQLLKGNLPLEEVLPVPQANIKLEITQPPLDKQSESLSLQMERGSSCYFGKESSPDVGIKTSALSRSDDLHSMRSSIDPQEKKCGSGAALPRAEDAEDQSIPEKHSKVGSTLSCQDQLANVASASQKPEDVGPRERTFSSCSFEEQKELPKVHRVPQHNPLTSVITNKSPEKLNTSTEPRFLSPAVTSLGPNQTEGTSVNKNYVGVQGKKLFGSGFPCNPSVRLHHSRALDQVSAMGTLSPSKQIPLNKSCASGEGMPAPREEWTSKQHPNTLGGIKNENVLACGSSAKSNAENRKDAAQNPVELTEHLQSVPLVMDLPFFKFSREPGKGHNHPLEPSSIPSQLNIKQAFYGKLSKLQLNSTSFNYSSNTPAFPRSLAGSMMQLSHKANFAANHNTSLSVQMFADSSSVDEISFKCSCSLKAMIMCKGCGAFCHDDCIGPSKLCVLCLVVR